DNA sequence from the Chamaesiphon minutus PCC 6605 genome:
AACCCACCCCCCATAAAAATAAATAATCGTTGAGAAAATCGGAATCACCCACTCCGCGCCCGAAAACTGAATCGCTTTGTAGTTAAACCACATCTGCAACATTGGCGCAAAGTACAGCACGGGCAGCGTTAACACCGAGCAGATAAAAAAGCGTCGTTTGAAAATCTCTGGGCTGTGTCCAGCGTGTTTATCATGTCCAGCGTGTTGCTGACTGGGCTGTTGCCCATCACCATTATGGTTGCTATGTGGGTCGGGATTAGACTGATTTCTTTGAGGTGGTCGTTCGTGTTCTTGGTGCCCACCAGATGGAGCGGGTGGGTTTTGTTCGTGTTGACTGTGGTCGTGTCTCATCGATGAATCCTCCTAGTTTGCTGTGATGTGGATCGATGGCAATAGACTTTAGGGCATCTCTAATCGACGATTAAAGGATTGTCAATAGAATTCTGCGATTACCTCCGGTGGGCTACGCCAACGACAAAACCACTGTCAACGCCAGGAATGAGCGTAAGGCTAATTACTGGATCGATGCAACAATCCTTAAATAATCCAGTTTGACTATAAGAAAACAATCTGAGAAACTTATGAGCAGGTCAGAAAAGCCAACGAAATAATCAGCAGTTAAAACCGCCGCTAGTGTTGCAAAACCCGCCTGCGCGGGTTGGAAATCTCAGTCCGCGTAGCGAAAAGTGCGAGAACACGGGTTTCCCGTGAGGTGCTCCACTTGGGCAAACCCCTGTTCCCGCACTCGCCCCAAGTAGAGCACCTTTTCAAGACAGCGACGCGTGCACGCCCTGGTTTCCCGACGGGAATGCGAAGTCAAATCACGCGGAGGTTTCCTCCGTATGTGTTTCAGTCAAGAAGACAGCGCGTCAAGACAGGCGGACTTCGCATCACTAGCGACGGTTTCAATCGTGCGGTAGTCGATTTTTCATGCGCGGAATGTGGGGATTAAGATTCCGTTGGTCTGTTGATAGTCTGAGTATCGCCCGCAGCAGAAATACAGGCACACCCAGCAACTTTAGACTGATGCAGGGCTGCGGCTGCGGCTTGATAAAGAGTCGGTAAATCGGTGCCATCATCTGGGTATTGAGCGATTCCCGCACTAAAGGCGATCCGAAATTGAGTTCGGTCGGGAGCAACAAATTGTCTGCGCTGGAGTGTAGCGAGTAACTGCGTGAGTCTTTGAATTCCCTCTGCCTCGATCGTGTCAAACAAGGCAACTACAAATTCATCGCCCTCCCACCGCGCAATCACTGTATTCTGCCTAAAAGTCTGCCGGAGCAACTGTCCCCACTGCCGCATCACCATGTCGCCAGTACTGTATCCATGCCGCTCGTTAATTGCCTTGAGATTGTCTAAGTCCAGAACTGCTAGACAAAGCGGCAGGTTCTGTCGAGCCGCAAGTTGCAGGTATTTGTCTAAGTCTTGGGTGGACTTATGACGATTGGAGAGTTTGGTCAACCGATCGATCTCAGCAGCATTCCGCAGGAGTTCGATCCGATCTAGGCGATTGATGACGCGACTGACCAATTCTGACCCCGCAATCGGTTTGCTCACAAAGTCGTCTGCACCCACCGAATAGACTCGATCGATTGTCTCGATATTGGGATTGGTTGTCAAAAATATAATGGGTAAACTGCCCCAGCGTGAATCGTTGCGGACGATCTGGCACAGATCGACACCGCTCAAGATCGGCATGTTCATCTCTAGAATCAGCAGATCTGGCGAGCAGGATTCCAGCGTTTCCCAAAATTGTTGAGGATCGTCGAGCGTTGTCACACTCAATCCCCAGGGTTCTAGCAGCCCCTGTAAATTTGCCAAAATCTGAGGATCGTTATCGACGATCATCACTCGTTGCTTGGCAGCTTCAGCTTGTTGCGCCGCTTGAGCGACGGCTTTGAGCACTTGAGCCAGGGGTGAGGGTTTACGTAAAAAACTATGTCCGCCGAGTTGGGCAACTTCTAATCGATCGGTTAATCGGTCGTGACTGGTGAAAACGAGGACTGGCACTGCTGGAGTCTGATGAGTGAGCTTTGCCAGCAGTTTTAAACTATC
Encoded proteins:
- a CDS encoding response regulator, which translates into the protein MKILVVEDDEAIAEMLVCMLTTKNYTVEVANDGEAAWELIVVYEYDLLLIDITLPRLDGISLCRRVREHGYQMQIMLLTGRGSSHDQAIGLDAGADAYMTKPPDREELIARIRALLRRGGTTFDSVLKWGNLQLDPATREVTYAEQPLFLSPKEFAILEFFVRNGRRVFTYSTILDRLWAYEETPSEDAVRTHIKGIRQKLRRAGAPTNAIETVYGLGYRLKPLESVTDSIDPNRSATQPIQQQIHNALSEQQEIDRAADDLTIEQIDRQEPLFTDERPLLLIIDPDRQLAEQLMNEAVNWGFRSAISTTLAAAETKIDRDPPTVVLLDPDITHPTTDSLKLLAKLTHQTPAVPVLVFTSHDRLTDRLEVAQLGGHSFLRKPSPLAQVLKAVAQAAQQAEAAKQRVMIVDNDPQILANLQGLLEPWGLSVTTLDDPQQFWETLESCSPDLLILEMNMPILSGVDLCQIVRNDSRWGSLPIIFLTTNPNIETIDRVYSVGADDFVSKPIAGSELVSRVINRLDRIELLRNAAEIDRLTKLSNRHKSTQDLDKYLQLAARQNLPLCLAVLDLDNLKAINERHGYSTGDMVMRQWGQLLRQTFRQNTVIARWEGDEFVVALFDTIEAEGIQRLTQLLATLQRRQFVAPDRTQFRIAFSAGIAQYPDDGTDLPTLYQAAAAALHQSKVAGCACISAAGDTQTINRPTES